The sequence below is a genomic window from Photobacterium atrarenae.
CTTACAGAACGCTCCCCTACCCAATACATAAAATGCATTGCCGCAGCTTCGGTGTATCGCTTAGCCCCGTTAAATCTTCCGCGCAGGCCGACTCGACCAGTGAGCTATTACGCTTTCTTTAAATGATGGCTGCTTCTAAGCCAACATCCTGGCTGTCTGAGCCTTCCCACATCGTTTCCCACTTAGCGATAACTTTGGGACCTTAGCTGGCGGTCTGGGTTGTTTCCCTCTCCACGACGGACGTTAGCACCCGCCGTGTGTCTCCCGGATAGTACTTACTGGTATTCGGAGTTTGCAAAGGGTTGGTAAGTCGGGATGACCCCCTAGCCTTAACAGTGCTCTACCCCCAGTAGTATTCGTCCGAGGCGCTACCTAAATAGCTTTCGGGGAGAACCAGCTATCTCCAGGTTTGATTGGCCTTTCACCCCTAGCCACAAGTCATCCGCTAATTTTTCAACATTAGTCGGTTCGGTCCTCCAGTGCGTGTTACCGCACCTTCAACCTGCCCATGGCTAGATCACCTGGTTTCGGGTCTAATCCCAGCAACTGCACGCCCAGTTAAGACTCGGTTTCCCTACGGCTCCCCTATACGGTTAACCTTGCTACTGAAATTAAGTCGCTGACCCATTATACAAAAGGTACGCAGTCACACCCGAGGGTGCTCCTACTGCTTGTACGTACACGGTTTCAGGTTCTGTTTCACTCCCCTCACAGGGGTTCTTTTCGCCTTTCCCTCACGGTACTGGTTCACTATCGGTCAGTCAGGAGTATTTAGCCTTGGAGGATGGTCCCCCCATCTTCAGACAAGATAACACGTGTCCCGTCCTACTCGTTTTCACTGATAAGGTGTTGTCGGTTACGGGGCTATCACCCTGTATCGCGGCACTTTCCAGAGCCTTCACCTGACACCAAATCAACTTAAGGGCTAATCCGGTTTCGCTCGCCGCTACTGCCGGAATCTCGGTTGATTTCTCTTCCTCGGGGTACTTAGATGTTTCAGTTCCCCCGGTTCGCCTCATTAAGCTATGAATTCACTTAATGATAACTGCTGCTGCAGCTGGGTTTCCCCATTCGGAAATCGTAGACTCAAGTGGCTCTTACTGCCTCATCTACGCTTATCGCAAGTTAGTACGTCCTTCATCGCCTCTGACTGCCCAGGCATCCACCGTGTACGCTTAGTCACTTAACCATACAACCCCAAGGGGTCTGTATCGCAAACGACCAAGGTTTCCATCAATGACTTGACGGATTAGTTTGTTTTGCCGGACTCTTCTTACACAAGACACTTGAATGTGTGTTGCTTGAGAACTCGTTTCATCACGCTTCAATGAAGAGAAATGAAACTTTAGTATTGAATGTCAAACATTCAATTTACTAGTCAGCTTTCCAGATTGTTAAAGAGCATAACGCACAAAGCGTTAATCAATAACTGGCGTTATTGATTAGCGCTTTCGCGAGTTCTAAAACCATTTCACCAAGCAATCTGTGTGGACACTGCGTCAAACAATGCGTCATATCGTTAAGGAGGTGATCCAGCCCCAGGTTCCCCTAGGGCTACCTTGTTACGACTTCACCCCAGTCATGAACCACACCGTGGTAAACGCCCTCCCGAAGGTTAAGCTATCTACTTCTGGTGCAGCCCACTCCCATGGTGTGACGGGCGGTGTGTACAAGGCCCGGGAACGTATTCACCGTGGCATTCTGATCCACGATTACTAGCGATTCCGACTTCATGGAGTCGAGTTGCAGACTCCAATCCGGACTACGACGCACTTTTTGGGATTCGCTCACTATCGCTAGCTCGCCGCCCTCTGTATGCGCCATTGTAGCACGTGTGTAGCCCTACTCGTAAGGGCCATGATGACTTGACGTCGTCCCCACCTTCCTCCGGTTTATCACCGGCAGTCTCCCTGGAGTTCCCACCCGAAGTGCTGGCAAACAAGGATAAGGGTTGCGCTCGTTGCGGGACTTAACCCAACATTTCACAACACGAGCTGACGACAGCCATGCAGCACCTGTCTCAGAGTTCCCGAAGGCACCAAAGCATCTCTGCTAAGTTCTCTGGATGTCAAGAGTAGGTAAGGTTCTTCGCGTTGCATCGAATTAAACCACATGCTCCACCGCTTGTGCGGGCCCCCGTCAATTCATTTGAGTTTTAATCTTGCGACCGTACTCCCCAGGCGGTCTACTTAACGCGTTAGCTCCGAAAGCCAGAATTCAAGACCCCAGCCTCCAAGTAGACATCGTTTACGGCGTGGACTACCAGGGTATCTAATCCTGTTTGCTCCCCACGCTTTCGCATCTGAGCGTCAGTCTTTGTCCAGGGGGCCGCCTTCGCCACCGGTATTCCTTCAGATCTCTACGCATTTCACCGCTACACCTGAAATTCTACCCCCCTCTACAAGACTCTAGCCTGCCAGTTCCAAATGCGATTCCGAGGTTGAGCCCCGGGCTTTCACATCTGGCTTAACAAGCCGCCTGCATGCGCTTTACGCCCAGTAATTCCGATTAACGCTCGCACCCTCCGTATTACCGCGGCTGCTGGCACGGAGTTAGCCGGTGCTTCTTCTGTCGCTAACGTCAAACAACCAGGCTATTAACCTGGCCGCCTTCCTCACGACTGAAAGTGCTTTACAACCCGAAGGCCTTCTTCACACACGCGGCATGGCTGCATCAGGGTTTCCCCCATTGTGCAATATTCCCCACTGCTGCCTCCCGTAGGAGTCTGGACCGTGTCTCAGTTCCAGTGTGGCTGATCATCCTCTCAGACCAGCTAGAGATCGTCGCCTTGGTGAGCCGTTACCTCACCAACCAGCTAATCTCACCTGGGCTAATCCTGACGCGAGAGGCCCGAAGGTCCCCCTCTTTGCTCCGAAGAGATTATGCGGTATTAGCCATCGTTTCCAATGGTTATCCCCCACATCAGGGCATATTCCCAGGCATTACTCACCCGTCCGCCGCTCGCCGCCCTTAACGTTCCCCGAAGGTTCAGTTAAGTCGCTGCCGCTCGACTTGCATGTGTTAGGCCTGCCGCCAGCGTTCAATCTGAGCCATGATCAAACTCTTCAATTTAAGATTTTGTTTGGCTCAATGAATACTGATTGTTCTAACTAAGTTAGAACGAATTGACTGTGCCAAATAACCGAAGTTATTTGTTTTGGTCACTCAGTTCATTGATACCTATTTTGCTTTCACTTTTTAAAAGTGAAGACAAAAAGTTTTGACTATCATTTCACGAGTGCCCACACAGATTGCATGGTCAAATTGTTAAAGAGCATTGACTCGGATTTCGTTCCGGTCAGGGCTGCGCATTCTACACAAGCCTTTTTCCCCGTCAAGCACTTTTTTGAAATTCTTTTCAGACTCAAACCAGCGCTTAACCTACCTTCGTTAAAGAAGAGTCGGCTTTTTATCGCCTTAACACTCAATCTCGAAGAGGACAGCCATTCTAGACGTTTTAAAAACCGTGTCAAGCACCATTTTTAATTAACTTTCTTACCCAGAACACCGACTAACAAGTTATGCACAGCTTGTAAATAACTTACTCACTGCCCGCCTCCCCTGTCAATGAGGCGGCATTATAGAGAGCCTCCGGGAGATGGCAACTAGTTTTTTGACTTTTTCTGTCAGCTGGCGAGATTTCAGCCCATAACTATCAAAAGTGACAGTAAAGACACCATATCTCGACCCTGACAACTCTAAAGCCAATACGCAGTAGATTAAAAGTAGTCGAAAATGACTCACGTGGATCTTAATTTTGAGTCAAATAAAAACGGGCAGCGACAGGCTGCCCGTTGTTTTGGCCTCGCAGGAAAAGCTAAACCGTTACAATAAAGTGAGGGTTCAACAGCGTTTCCCGGTGATAGTGCAGCGGCTCACCATCCAGTTGTTTAACGGTCGCGCCAGCACTCTCAGCGACACATTGGCCTGCAGCGGTATCCCACATCATAGTCGGACCTAAGCGCGGGTAATATTGCGCGCGTCCTTCGGCAACCAGGCAAAACTTCAATGAGGAGCCGACTTCAGTCATCTTATACTCCTCCAGTTGCTCCAGAAAAGCAGCCATATCAGGACTCGGGTGAGAGCGGCTACCAACCACAGTCGGCACCGTTGCCGGTCGAACCTTAATTTGATCACGCCCTGCTTTTGTTTCTAACCAGGCTTTATTGCCATCCCCCAACCAGAATTTCCCGAGCGCCGGCGCATGGACCACCGCCAATACCGGCTTCCCTTCCTCAATCAGAGCAATGTTGACCGTGAACTCACCATTTTTGCGTAAAAACTCTTTCGTGCCATCGAGCGGATCCACTAGCCAGAAGCGCTGCCAGTGTTGGCGCTCCGGCCACTGGGTATGGGCAGACTCTTCAGACAGCACCGGGATTTCCGGTGTCAGTTCAGCCAGTTGCTCAATAATGATGGCATTCGCGGCAAGATCCGCCGCCGTCACCGGACTGCTATCTGCCTTCTCTGAAACCTCAACATTGGCATGATAATGCTCCATGATGGAGGCCCCGGCTTCTTTGGCGATGTGATAAATCGATTCGAGTAGCGTACTCACCCGCGATGACTCCTTTTATTGGCGGATAATCTGACGTTCTTTTAACGACTCCAAACACAGCTCAACCAGCTCAGCAATTGATGCGTCGCCTGCTGGCAAATGGATCTCTGGTGATTCAGGTGCCTGATACTCAGAATCGATCCCTGTGAATTGTTTAATTTCACCTGCTCGCGCCTTCTTATACAAGCCTTTGGGATCACGCTTCTCACATTCCGCCAGCGGGGTATCGACAAAAACTTCAAGAAACTCACCCTGAAGTAACATATCCCGTACCAGTTGGCGCTCATGACGATGCGGTGAAATAAAAGCTGTCAGGACAATCAGTCCGGCATCGGCCATGAGCTTGGCAACTTCACCAATCCGGCGAATGTTTTCCCGGCGATCTTCTGACGAAAAGCCCAGATCACGACACAACCCGTGCCGGACATTATCACCATCCAACAAGTAGGTGTGATACCCCAGCTCGGCCAGGCGCTCTTCCAAGGCACCGGCGATGGTTGACTTCCCGGCACCACTTAACCCGGTAAACCACAATACAGCAGGCTGCTGAGACTTTTGCTGTGCCCGGCTGGCTTTATTGACCTGATGGCGGTGCCATACCACATTTTCATTCTTATGCGGCTCAATGACTGCTGTCATAATAAACTCCGTTTAAACGATGCCAATCGTTAGCATTAAAATGGAAAGAGTTGCGGGATCAATGCCAGCACAACTACGGAATACACCACAGAAACAGGCAGCCCAACTCGCAAATAATCTTTCAGCTGATAGTTCCCGACGCTATAGACCAGCAGATTGGTCTGATACCCGTAGGGAGAAATAAAACTGGCGCTGGCGCCAAACAAGATGGCCATGATGAACGGCATCGGATCCGCGCCGTAGCTGACGGCCAGGCTGTAGGCGACCGGAAATGACAGGGCTGCGGCCGCATTATTGGTGACCAGCTCAGTCAACACTAACGCCAGTAAGTACACAGCCACCAACGCGCCGTATAAGCCCCAGCCATTGAACGAGCTCATCAGCAGATTTCCCATCCGCTCGGACAAACCGCTGGACATCATCAACTGGGCCACAGACAAGGCTGAGCCGACGATCACCACAATATCCACCGGAAACCGCCGTCGGATCTCGGCAAATGAAATGATCCCAGTGGCAATCAGCAGCAGTAAGTATGCTGCCAGGCCGTTGATGATCGGCAGCACATGCAGCAAAGCTGCGGCAATGACCGCCAGAAAACCAAACAACACACTCAAGCTTTTCAGGCTGTCCAGCCGGGCGCTCGAATCCAGTCCGTTCACCAACACAAATTCGCGGTTGAGCTGTTGTTTCTTGTCATGGAACGTTTTCCCCGGTACGACCACCAGGGTATCTCCGGCATGTAGTTCAATATTGCCGAGGCCACCGCCCAGCCGCTCATGCCCGCGGCGGATCGCCACCACCACGGCATCAAACCGCTCGCGAAAGCGAACACTTTTCAGGGTCTTGCCGCGAATACCGGCCGAATGGCTGACAATCACTTCCATCATCGACTGGCCGTTCAAATGGTGCTGACCAAACAGGTGCAGGCCATTGATTTCCTGCAATGTCGTGACACTTTCCACATCACCGCAAAACAGCAAGCTGTCGCCAGCCATCAAGCGGGTATCCGGACAGACCGGCGCAATAGTTTTACCGTCGCGGATCACTTCCGCCAGAAACAAACGGCGCAGGGCCCGCAGGCCATTTTCAGCCACAGTTTTACCGGCCAGTGGCGAGCCGCCTTCAATTTTGGCTTCAAGGAAGTACGGCAAATCATCCTGACTCTGATCATCATAGACAGGGAGCAGGTAGCTGAGCGGGATCAACACCATCAGGCCGACCACCAGCACCGCCAGCCCGATGGCGGTGGGTGCAAAAAATCCCAACCCGGGCAAGCCGGCATCTTCGACAAAGCTATTGATAATGAGGTTGGTCGAGGTCCCGATCAGGGTCAGCGTGCCACCGAGTATCGCAGTGTACGACAGCGGGATCAGCAATCGTGACGGGGCATGGCGCTGATTGCGTTTAATTGCCCCGATGAGCGACACCACGACTGCGGTATTGTTAGTAAATGAAGATAGAAAAGCGGTCGACAGTCCCAACTTGGCGACGACCGAGGATTGACCGCCCTGAGAGATCTGACGACCGACCCAACTGATCAGGCGCGTTTTCTCCAGAGCAATGGAAACAAGGATCAGCAGCACCAGGGTTAACAGTGATGAATTGGTAAAATTGCCTGCCAAGGTCGGCAGATCAATCATCCCGGCCTGAAAACCGACAAACGCTGCCCCGGCAAATAAATAAGCCGGTTTGATCCGTGTTGTCAGCAAACAGGTCACGATCACCATTAACATGGCCAGGACTGTTCCTTGTTCCCAACTCATGCCATTACCCCAGTAGGTTACGGATATCTTTCGCTTCCCAATGCGGGAAGTGTTTGCGGATCAGCGTGTTGAGCTCTAGCTCAAAAGCACTGAACGACGAGTTCTGCGCCTGACTTGATTCAGCCAACGCTTCACGCACCATCCCGGCCCCCACCGTCACATTACTCAGCCGATCAATCACGATGAAACCGCCGGTATCTGCGCACGCCTGATAAGCATCCACCGCAATGGCCTCGGTTAACGCCACTTCACACAAGCCAATGCCGTTCAAAGGTAGACTCTCGGTCTGGAAGGTCTCCAGGTTATTGATATCGACCTGATGACGGATCGCTTCTACCGTTCCGACGGTTTTCTTCCCGGCCACTTTAATATCGTACTGACGGCCCACTTCCAACGGCGTTTCTGCCATCCAGACAATATCGGCCAACAGGCGGTTGCTCAATGGCACGTTCGCATCCCCAGCCACCAGCGTATCGCCACGGCTGATATCAATCTCATCCGTTAACGTCAGAGTGACAGCCTGACCCGGGTGAGCCTCCGGCAAATCGCCATCAAAGGTGACAATCCGGGCCACCGTGGATGCTTTGCCGGAGGGCAACGCTTTCACGGCATCCCCAACTTTCACCACGCCGGAGGCCAGCGTCCCAGCAAAGCCACGGAAATCCAGGTTCGGGCGGTTGACATACTGCACCGGGAAGCGCAGTTCACCCACTTCTTTTTCCTGGCCAATGTCGATATTTTCCAGAATACTCAGCAACGGCTCGCCGTCGTACCACGGCGTCTGTCCGCTGGCATCCACCACGTTGTCGCCTTCAAGGGCGGACAAAGGTACCAGCTTGATATCCAGCTCGCTGTTGAGTTTCTCGGCAAATGTCAGGTATTCATCCCGGATCGTCTCAAACCGGGCCTGCTCAAACCCAACCAGATCCATCTTATTGATTGCGACCACAAAATGGCGGATCCCCAGCAAGCTGGCGATATAGGAATGGCGACGGGTCTGATCCAGTACGCCTTTGCGGGCATCTATCAAAATCACAGCCACATCACAGGTGGAAGCACCGGTCGCCATATTCCGGGTGTACTGCTCATGCCCCGGGGTATCAGCGATGATGAACTTACGCTGCTTGGTCGAGAAATAACGGTACGCCACATCAATGGTGATCCCCTGCTCACGCTCGGCCTGGAGACCATCCACCAGCAGCGCCAGATCCGGCTTCTCGCCGGTGGTGCCCACTTTCTGGCTGTCAGCGTGGATCGCGGCCAGTTGATCTTCATAAATTTGCTGAGAGTCATGCAGCAGACGGCCAATCAGGGTACTTTTCCCGTCATCCACCGAGCCGCAGGTCAAGAATCTAAGCAGAGACTTGTTCTGGTGCTGGTCGAGGTAGGCTTCAATCCCCAACTCGGCCACTTGTTGTTCAATTACGCTGTTCATTGTGCTCTCCTTAGAAGTAACCCTGGCGTTTTTTCAGCTCCATTGAGCCGGACTGATCATGGTCAATCGCCCGCCCCTGACGCTCACTGGAAGTCGCGACCAGCATCTCTTCAATAATGCCCGGCAGCGTATCCGCTTCAGATTCAATCGCACCAGTCAGCGGGTAGCAGCCCAGGGTGCGGAAACGCACACTTTTGTGCTCGATCTTCTCGCCCGGCTGCAACTCCATCCGATCATCATCGACCATGATCAACATGCCATCACGCTCAACCACCGGCCGAATCGCAGAGAGGTACAGTGGCACAATTTCAATGCCTTCCAGATAGATGTATTGCCAGATGTCCAGTTCGGTCCAGTTCGACAGCGGAAAGACCCGGATGCTCTCGCCTTTATTGATCTGGCCGTTGTAAGTCTTCCACAACTCCGGGCGCTGGTTTTTCGGATCCCAGGTGTGGTTTTTGTCCCGGAACGAATACACCCGCTCCTTGGCGCGCGATTTTTCTTCATCCCGGCGGGCGCCCCCGAACGCGGCATCAAAGCCATACTTGTTCAGCGCTTGCTTCAGGCCCTGGGTTTTCATGATATCGGTATGCTTGGAAGAACCGTGCTTGAACGGGCTGATCCCCATCGCCAGCCCTTCCGGGTTTTTATGCACCAGCAGATCAAAGCCGTATTTCTCCGCCGTGCGATCCCGAAATTCGATCATCTCGCGGAATTTCCAGTCGGTATCCACATGCAGCAGCGGGAACGGGATCTTGCCCGGATAAAACGCCTTACGCGCCAGATGCAACATCACCGATGAGTCTTTCCCGATGGAATACATCATCACGGGGTTATCGAACTCAGCAGCCACTTCGCGGATGATGTGAATGCTCTCCGCTTCCAGCTGCTTGAGATGGGTTAATCGTTTAGGGTCC
It includes:
- the cysQ gene encoding 3'(2'),5'-bisphosphate nucleotidase CysQ, translated to MSTLLESIYHIAKEAGASIMEHYHANVEVSEKADSSPVTAADLAANAIIIEQLAELTPEIPVLSEESAHTQWPERQHWQRFWLVDPLDGTKEFLRKNGEFTVNIALIEEGKPVLAVVHAPALGKFWLGDGNKAWLETKAGRDQIKVRPATVPTVVGSRSHPSPDMAAFLEQLEEYKMTEVGSSLKFCLVAEGRAQYYPRLGPTMMWDTAAGQCVAESAGATVKQLDGEPLHYHRETLLNPHFIVTV
- the cysC gene encoding adenylyl-sulfate kinase, which encodes MTAVIEPHKNENVVWHRHQVNKASRAQQKSQQPAVLWFTGLSGAGKSTIAGALEERLAELGYHTYLLDGDNVRHGLCRDLGFSSEDRRENIRRIGEVAKLMADAGLIVLTAFISPHRHERQLVRDMLLQGEFLEVFVDTPLAECEKRDPKGLYKKARAGEIKQFTGIDSEYQAPESPEIHLPAGDASIAELVELCLESLKERQIIRQ
- a CDS encoding SLC13 family permease: MSWEQGTVLAMLMVIVTCLLTTRIKPAYLFAGAAFVGFQAGMIDLPTLAGNFTNSSLLTLVLLILVSIALEKTRLISWVGRQISQGGQSSVVAKLGLSTAFLSSFTNNTAVVVSLIGAIKRNQRHAPSRLLIPLSYTAILGGTLTLIGTSTNLIINSFVEDAGLPGLGFFAPTAIGLAVLVVGLMVLIPLSYLLPVYDDQSQDDLPYFLEAKIEGGSPLAGKTVAENGLRALRRLFLAEVIRDGKTIAPVCPDTRLMAGDSLLFCGDVESVTTLQEINGLHLFGQHHLNGQSMMEVIVSHSAGIRGKTLKSVRFRERFDAVVVAIRRGHERLGGGLGNIELHAGDTLVVVPGKTFHDKKQQLNREFVLVNGLDSSARLDSLKSLSVLFGFLAVIAAALLHVLPIINGLAAYLLLLIATGIISFAEIRRRFPVDIVVIVGSALSVAQLMMSSGLSERMGNLLMSSFNGWGLYGALVAVYLLALVLTELVTNNAAAALSFPVAYSLAVSYGADPMPFIMAILFGASASFISPYGYQTNLLVYSVGNYQLKDYLRVGLPVSVVYSVVVLALIPQLFPF
- the cysN gene encoding sulfate adenylyltransferase subunit CysN, which produces MNSVIEQQVAELGIEAYLDQHQNKSLLRFLTCGSVDDGKSTLIGRLLHDSQQIYEDQLAAIHADSQKVGTTGEKPDLALLVDGLQAEREQGITIDVAYRYFSTKQRKFIIADTPGHEQYTRNMATGASTCDVAVILIDARKGVLDQTRRHSYIASLLGIRHFVVAINKMDLVGFEQARFETIRDEYLTFAEKLNSELDIKLVPLSALEGDNVVDASGQTPWYDGEPLLSILENIDIGQEKEVGELRFPVQYVNRPNLDFRGFAGTLASGVVKVGDAVKALPSGKASTVARIVTFDGDLPEAHPGQAVTLTLTDEIDISRGDTLVAGDANVPLSNRLLADIVWMAETPLEVGRQYDIKVAGKKTVGTVEAIRHQVDINNLETFQTESLPLNGIGLCEVALTEAIAVDAYQACADTGGFIVIDRLSNVTVGAGMVREALAESSQAQNSSFSAFELELNTLIRKHFPHWEAKDIRNLLG
- the cysD gene encoding sulfate adenylyltransferase subunit CysD encodes the protein MDPKRLTHLKQLEAESIHIIREVAAEFDNPVMMYSIGKDSSVMLHLARKAFYPGKIPFPLLHVDTDWKFREMIEFRDRTAEKYGFDLLVHKNPEGLAMGISPFKHGSSKHTDIMKTQGLKQALNKYGFDAAFGGARRDEEKSRAKERVYSFRDKNHTWDPKNQRPELWKTYNGQINKGESIRVFPLSNWTELDIWQYIYLEGIEIVPLYLSAIRPVVERDGMLIMVDDDRMELQPGEKIEHKSVRFRTLGCYPLTGAIESEADTLPGIIEEMLVATSSERQGRAIDHDQSGSMELKKRQGYF